The proteins below are encoded in one region of Solenopsis invicta isolate M01_SB chromosome 8, UNIL_Sinv_3.0, whole genome shotgun sequence:
- the LOC105207992 gene encoding xylosyltransferase oxt encodes MPITRSHPGGRSSSCLRKYRLIFAFGITVLCVQIYLHTFFGQDGDKGKSTRLSSGEGGSSQPEEDEGLPKGSRQLKLPPDKQANSNKQTQPLSQLPRNRTTRIKLDRKSLNFTPACEVTTREAVSAVTRAQSQACKQRIVNVTCLSQQGLLYPDRVQSLCPHSPGFTGMPINLGCFKDDKTLRALSGYYHVFKGNNTPERCAYMCLQSGFPYAGTEYSVECFCGMEEPLQTKRLPDSSCNMKCSGNPKQTCGGYLTINIYWTGIQKFKPQEARNSSLKNELEQPVRIAYLLTVNGRASRQVKRLISILYHPSHLFYIHVDARQDYLYREMLELEKSCKLNNIKVARGEGLRHASIWGGASLLTTFLKSAQQMLAYHQHWDFLVNLSESDFPLKSNNQLTEFLSWNKGMNFAKSHGREVQRFIAKQGLDKTFVECEARMWRIGDRKLPDGIQIDGGSDWFALSRDFVEFVANPNPDQLIVKLTKLFKYTLLPAESFFHTVMRNSRFCNTYIDNNLHMTNWKRKLGCKCQYKAVVDWCGCSPNDFKLEDFNRLRNTVDRNIFFARKFEPVVDHRIIDRVEEWLYPDRTNKTARGYDMYWQSLYHHADLSPLPDDALLTLSYSLARLVYRQLNMDHKNVRLLENTAYFRENHFAGILILTEDKDESSNVPVLPNNRARRVEALISMRHNFSASKLWSGKIRNLSVNTDYDQKEQMFRNLMGSIGPYSTPVLAYEFDAGVTIPQNVSILWIDSYGRLADVNHVLLEEMNLVGHVKPQLSEQLAVGTWRLLLVAGTQLIAKLKFLVIPLSYWKTKRIDLDKAKEIIDSQSTVYHITEEMNKNWSKLVKSVIVNEQITQSQNRIGEDLDDWLDRLVYEHYKIDEICYADDEIRFESKLQKCHDTPWSSLSPDSKADTRNLCQNY; translated from the exons ATGCCGATCACCAGGAGCCATCCGGGTGGCCGATCATCGAGCTGCCTGCGCAAGTATCGGTTGATCTTCGCCTTTGGCATCACCGTGCTGTGCGTCCAGATCTACCTGCACACGTTTTTCGGTCAAGACGGTGACAAGGGCAAATCCACCCGGCTGTCGTCCGGAGAG GGTGGGTCTTCTCAACCTGAGGAGGATGAGGGCCTGCCAAAGGGATCACGTCAACTGAAACTTCCACCTGACAAGCAGGCAAACTCGAACAAGCAGACTCAGCCGCTTTCACAGCTGCCAAGGAATCGCACCACTAGAATCAAGCTGGATCGCAAATCATTGAATTTCACACCTGCATGCGAGGTTACGACCCGGGAGGCGGTGAGCGCCGTAACACGTGCTCAGAGTCAAGCATGCAAGCAACGCATTGTCAATGTGACGTGCCTTAGCCAGCAGGGTTTGTTGTACCCGGACAGAGTACAATCTTTGTGTCCCCATTCTCCAGGTTTTACAGGCATGCCGATCAACTTGGGCTGCTTCAAGGACGACAAGACGCTGAGAGCGCTCTCCGGTTATTATCACGTTTTCAAAGGGAACAATACACCCGAGCGTTGCGCTTACATGTGTCTTCAATCAGGATTTCCATACGCTGGCACAGAATACTC GGTGGAATGTTTTTGCGGAATGGAAGAGCCGCTGCAGACGAAGCGGTTACCAGATTCCAGTTGCAACATGAAATGCTCTGGCAATCCAAAACAGACGTGCGGTGGTTATTTAACTATTAACATATATTGGACTGGTATTCAAA AATTCAAGCCTCAAGAGGCGAGAAATTCGAGTTTAAAAAATGAACTCGAGCAACCTGTGCGAATAGCTTATCTGCTGACGGTAAATGGCAGAGCGAGTCGACAAGTAAAACGACTTATCAGTATTTTATATCATCcctcacatttattttatatccatGTTGACGCG AGACAAGATTATTTATATCGCGAAATGTTGGAGCTGGaaaaatcatgtaaattaaacaatatcaaAGTGGCGAGAGGAGAAGGCTTGCGACACGCGAGTATTTGGGGTGGCGCAAGTCTCTTGACGACATTTCTGAAGTCTGCGCAACAGATGCTTGCATATCATCAACACTGGGATTTTCTCGTAAATTTATCAGAATCCGATTTTCCTTTGAAAAGCAATAATCAGCTGACTGAGTTTCTCAGTTGGAACAAAGGCATGAACTTCGCAAAGTCGCACGGAAGAGAGGTTCAGCGTTTCATAGCTAAACAAGGTTTGGACAAGACCTTCGTTGAATGTGAGGCACGCATGTGGCGAATCGGCGATCGAAAATTACCGGATG GTATTCAAATTGATGGTGGCAGCGACTGGTTCGCTCTGAGCCGAGACTTCGTCGAGTTTGTTGCCAATCCAAATCCTGATCAATTGATAGTCAAGCTGACAAAATTGTTCAAATATACCTTGCTGCCAGCCGAGTCGTTTTTTCATACGGTCATGAGAAACTCGCGATTCTGCAATACTTATATAGACAATAATTTGCACATGACTAACTGGAAGAGAAAGTTGGGTTGTAAGTGTCAATACAAGGCCGTAGTGGATTGGTGCGGGTGCAGTCCAAACGATTTTAAGCTCGAGGATTTTAATCGGTTACGAAACACGGTGGAccgcaatatattttttgccCGTAAATTCGAACCTGTCGTCGATCACAGAATTATAGACCGTGTGGAGGAATGGCTGTATCCCGATCGAACGAATAAAACAGCTAGAGGCTACGACATGTACTGGCAAAGTCTTTATCATCATGCTGATCTGAGTCCGCTACCGGATGATGCGTTGTTAACGCTCTCATATTCCCTGGCAAGATTGGTTTACCGCCAACTGAATATGGATCACAAGAATGTCCGCTTGTTAGAAAACACCGCGTATTTTCGCGAGAATCATTTCGCTGGTATACTAATTCTGACAGAGGATAAAGACGAATCCTCTAACGTACCTGTATTGCCTAACAATCGTGCGAGACGCGTGGAAGCTTTAATCTCCATGCGACATAACTTTTCCGCTAGTAAGTTATGGTCAGGAAAGATACGAAATCTCTCGGTTAACACGGACTATGATCAAAAGGAGCAGATGTTTAGGAACTTGATGGGCAGCATAGGACCGTACTCGACTCCGGTCTTGGCTTATGAGTTTGACGCAGGTGTTACGATACCGCAGAATGTATCAATCCTATGGATTGATTCGTATGGTCGCCTCGCCGACGTGAATCATGTACTGCTTGAAGAAATGAACTTG GTGGGACATGTTAAGCCACAGCTAAGCGAACAATTAGCCGTTGGTACTTGGCGATTATTGTTAGTTGCTGGCACTCAACTgatagcaaaattaaaattcctaGTGATTCCGCTGTCCTACTGGAAGACCAAGAGGATAGACTTGGACAAGGCGAAGGAGATAATAGACAGTCAAAGTACCGTCTATCATATTACAGAGGAGATGAATAAGAATTGGTCGAAGTTAGTGAAATCCGTGATAGTGAACGAGCAAATTACGCAGAGTCAGAATAGAATCGGTGAGGACCTTGATGATTGGTTGGATAGATTAGTATACGAGCACTACAA